The DNA window ACGGTCCAATGCTGAGCATCGGCACTGCCACGATCACCGACGAGATCACCACGATCACTGCGCCGACCATGTGGGTCTCGGCCAGGCCTTCCATCGACTCGCCGCCGTAGATATATAGCGCCATGGCAGACAGGAAGAACATCACCGCGGTGATCACCGTGCGCGAGAGCGTCTGGTTGATCGAGCGGTTCAGCACTTGCAGCGGCTCCACGCGCAGCGCACGGAAGTTTTCGCGCACACGGTCGAACACCACGATGATGTCGTTGATCGCAAAGCCCATCACCGACAACAGGCCGGCCAGCACGGTCAGGTCGAACTCGCGGCCGGTCAGCGACACGTACGCCAACGTGACCAACAGATCAAACAACGCGGTCAGACTGGCGACCACCGCGAACTTCCACTCGAAGCGGAAGCCGATGTAGATCAAAAAGCCCACCAGCATGAAGACCGTGGCGTACACGCCGTTCAAGGCCAAGTCCTTGCCGACCTGCGGGCCGACGAATTC is part of the Xanthomonas fragariae genome and encodes:
- the secF gene encoding protein translocase subunit SecF, with amino-acid sequence MKIFPLHLIPNDTKIDFMRLRKPVLILMLLIAVASIGIIVGKGFNYALEFTGGTLVQTSFQKTVDVDQVRQQLTKAGFENAQVQNARGGNEVMIRLQPRAQHNNNDDAARSVAEEVRKAVSTEQNPATVQPGEFVGPQVGKDLALNGVYATVFMLVGFLIYIGFRFEWKFAVVASLTALFDLLVTLAYVSLTGREFDLTVLAGLLSVMGFAINDIIVVFDRVRENFRALRVEPLQVLNRSINQTLSRTVITAVMFFLSAMALYIYGGESMEGLAETHMVGAVIVVISSVIVAVPMLSIGPFAVTKQDLLPRAKDVEALARRP